One Candidatus Hydrogenedentota bacterium DNA segment encodes these proteins:
- a CDS encoding DUF4381 family protein, protein MMARLRFDYPRALVGAVLALAFAAGLVAGCGSDSGAGDAVKAGVTRTYERGPITVELSVSADTLTTAETLTVTLTAIADAGYSVEFPPYPEAPQAGPDSEAPQRDAPQAFTLSGVRDADPVLREGDRIARRRTYEVEPFLDGAYEVPALALTYWEEREGDDEKATLETEAIAVTVTPILAPGEPPSPREIAGPVALRDPPPWGLYLLLAALASALAGAGYWYWFRYTPPGPPPAPPVPPHQRALEALDAIRRARLVEQGRYKEYYIAVSGVLRRYMEEQFQLRAPERTTEEFLADLQDNAVLGLQEQLLLREFLRHCDLVKFARAEPTPEQIRDTFDTCERFIIDSEAAQRAARIRSGAGGEG, encoded by the coding sequence ATGATGGCGCGCCTGCGATTCGACTATCCGCGCGCCCTTGTTGGAGCCGTCCTGGCGCTTGCGTTCGCCGCGGGCCTGGTGGCCGGGTGCGGCTCCGATTCGGGGGCTGGCGATGCCGTGAAGGCGGGCGTCACCCGGACCTACGAGCGCGGGCCGATCACCGTTGAGTTGTCGGTGTCGGCGGATACCCTGACGACCGCGGAGACCCTGACCGTCACCCTGACCGCGATCGCCGACGCCGGGTACTCGGTGGAATTCCCGCCGTATCCGGAGGCCCCGCAGGCTGGGCCCGATTCCGAGGCGCCCCAACGCGATGCGCCCCAGGCGTTCACGCTGTCCGGTGTTCGGGACGCGGATCCGGTGCTTCGGGAGGGCGATCGCATCGCGCGGCGCCGCACGTACGAGGTCGAACCGTTTCTGGACGGCGCCTATGAGGTCCCCGCGCTTGCGCTGACCTACTGGGAAGAGCGCGAGGGCGACGACGAGAAGGCGACGCTGGAAACGGAGGCGATCGCGGTGACGGTGACGCCGATCCTGGCTCCGGGCGAACCGCCGTCCCCCAGGGAGATAGCCGGGCCGGTGGCGCTGCGCGATCCGCCGCCCTGGGGGTTGTATCTGCTGCTGGCCGCCCTCGCGTCCGCCCTGGCCGGCGCGGGGTACTGGTACTGGTTCCGCTATACGCCGCCGGGACCGCCGCCGGCCCCGCCCGTGCCGCCGCACCAGCGCGCGCTGGAGGCGCTGGACGCTATCCGTCGCGCGAGGCTTGTGGAGCAGGGCCGCTACAAGGAGTACTACATCGCGGTGTCGGGCGTGCTGCGCCGCTACATGGAGGAGCAGTTTCAATTGCGCGCGCCCGAGCGCACCACCGAGGAATTTCTGGCGGATCTTCAGGACAACGCCGTGCTTGGCTTGCAGGAGCAGTTGCTGTTGCGCGAGTTTCTGCGGCACTGCGACCTGGTGAAGTTCGCGCGGGCCGAGCCGACGCCCGAGCAGATCCGCGACACCTTCGACACCTGCGAACGCTTCATCATCGACTCGGAAGCGGCCCAGCGCGCCGCGCGGATTCGGTCCGGCGCCGGCGGGGAGGGCTGA
- a CDS encoding DUF58 domain-containing protein — translation MISKELAKKVRYIQIMTNKAVNDVLAGEYHSVFKGQGMEFDEVREYQPGDDIRAIDWNVTARTGHPYIKRFREERELTILFVVDLSASGRFGSVANLKNEVATELCALLAFSAIKNNDKVGLVAFTEAVELFVPPAKGATHVLRLIRELLAFDPKKRGTNIGAALDYAARILHRRSVVFLISDFQDAGYERTLRIMSRRHDLIAVSVSDPREHELPDAGLIELEDAETGALITVDTGSKSVRRAYAASALARAGALRETLRSMDIDLIEVGASDDYLLDLIRFFKRRERQKR, via the coding sequence ATGATCTCCAAAGAACTCGCGAAAAAAGTCCGGTACATCCAGATCATGACCAACAAGGCGGTCAATGATGTGCTTGCGGGCGAATACCACAGCGTGTTCAAAGGGCAGGGCATGGAGTTCGACGAGGTGCGCGAGTACCAGCCGGGCGACGACATCCGCGCGATTGACTGGAACGTGACGGCGCGGACGGGCCACCCGTACATCAAGCGCTTCCGGGAGGAACGCGAGCTCACGATACTGTTTGTGGTCGACCTGTCGGCCTCGGGCCGCTTCGGCAGCGTCGCGAACCTGAAGAACGAAGTGGCGACGGAGCTCTGCGCGCTGCTGGCCTTTTCCGCGATCAAGAACAACGACAAGGTGGGGCTGGTGGCCTTCACGGAGGCGGTGGAGCTTTTCGTGCCGCCGGCGAAGGGCGCGACGCACGTGTTGCGGCTGATCCGCGAGCTGCTCGCCTTCGATCCGAAAAAGCGCGGCACGAATATCGGCGCGGCGCTGGACTACGCCGCGCGGATTTTGCACCGGCGCAGCGTCGTGTTTTTGATCAGCGATTTCCAGGACGCGGGCTACGAGCGCACGCTCCGCATCATGAGCCGCCGCCACGATCTCATTGCGGTATCGGTGAGCGATCCGCGGGAGCACGAACTGCCCGACGCCGGGCTGATCGAGCTGGAGGACGCGGAGACGGGGGCGCTGATCACCGTGGACACCGGCAGCAAGTCGGTGCGGCGGGCCTATGCGGCGTCGGCCCTGGCGCGCGCCGGGGCGCTTCGCGAGACCCTGCGGTCGATGGACATCGACCTGATCGAAGTGGGCGCGTCCGACGATTACCTGCTGGACCTGATCCGGTTCTTCAAGCGGCGGGAGCGTCAGAAGCGATGA